In the genome of Dermacentor silvarum isolate Dsil-2018 chromosome 1, BIME_Dsil_1.4, whole genome shotgun sequence, one region contains:
- the LOC119462675 gene encoding alpha-(1,3)-fucosyltransferase C has product MSDGQETVARTGTTGSAAAGTPVATWRCLTSRCLWRAAIGVLVAAAALWILYVKYVPSTTTEPLSYWYPWRERPPSVGFTYPRIFLWTPTWGDRAPTTKDQLLRECLVTNPKRKQCYVTKDPVYHVVSDAIVVEASRVDPYNLPRRRHPEQVWVYSTVEGEPATPSSWPLQLVSGMFNWTMSHRDDADVVVPYKKWSYRLKDIVMPREPLLEAIDAKTKSVAWFVSKCEEPLRNNTERFQYYPLPRSSENFMLHINHTFDVFMFSDCGRPLCNSMDECMKMVAEDFYFVFVLETSPCFHHPTEMIYAAFHYNIVPIYFGMTGLGNSVPPGSVYDTSAEPTAFDIVDKLNVMRDNVDAYLPYLTWKETYEETPENPLCALCDVLYASAANASATADVLSWWRRRPECDYVIPSPGGIITETKITPYGIYFVPDELADIPGRIRRPPKVRRTSTTPKPEIPNKHAREDSGHVHDDIL; this is encoded by the coding sequence ATGAGCGATGGACAGGAAACCGTCGCCCGTACCGGCACTACAGGGTCAGCTGCAGCCGGCACGCCGGTGGCAACCTGGCGATGCCTGACTTCGCGATGCCTTTGGCGTGCCGCCATCGgggtgctggtggcggcggcggcattgTGGATCCTGTACGTCAAATACGTTCCGTCCACAACCACCGAGCCCCTCAGCTACTGGTATCCCTGGCGCGAGCGTCCTCCCAGCGTGGGTTTCACGTATCCCCGAATCTTCCTCTGGACGCCAACATGGGGGGACAGGGCTCCGACCACGAAAGATCAACTTCTGCGCGAGTGTCTTGTGACCAATCCTAAGCGGAAGCAGTGCTACGTCACGAAGGACCCCGTTTATCACGTCGTCAGTGACGCCATCGTTGTCGAAGCGTCTCGCGTGGACCCTTACAACCTACCGAGGCGCCGGCACCCGGAACAGGTGTGGGTCTACTCTACTGTAGAGGGAGAACCTGCGACGCCTTCTTCGTGGCCCTTACAATTAGTTTCTGGTATGTTCAATTGGACTATGTCGCACAGGGACGATGCGGATGTTGTCGTTCCCTACAAGAAGTGGAGCTATCGCCTAAAAGATATTGTAATGCCTCGCGAACCCCTTCTCGAGGCCATCGATGCGAAAACCAAAAGTGTCGCTTGGTTTGTGAGCAAGTGCGAAGAGCCGCTGCGCAATAACACTGAAAGGTTCCAATACTATCCTCTACCCCGTAGCTCGGAAAATTTTATGCTACACATAAATCACACATTCGATGTTTTCATGTTTTCCGATTGTGGTCGCCCGCTGTGTAATTCCATGGATGAATGTATGAAGATGGTAGCGGAGGACTTCTACTTCGTATTCGTGCTCGAAACCTCTCCCTGTTTTCATCACCCGACGGAGATGATATACGCCGCCTTCCACTACAACATCGTTCCCATCTACTTCGGAATGACTGGCCTCGGCAACAGCGTACCACCGGGGTCCGTCTACGACACGTCAGCGGAGCCGACTGCATTTGATATCGTCGACAAGCTCAACGTTATGCGTGACAACGTCGACGCGTATCTGCCGTACTTGACATGGAAAGAGACGTACGAAGAGACGCCGGAAAACCCATTGTGCGCTCTTTGCGACGTTTTGTACGCAAGTGCCGCGAACGCGTCTGCCACTGCCGACGTTTTGTCATGGTGGCGACGGCGCCCAGAGTGCGATTACGTCATTCCAAGCCCAGGCGGCATCATCACTGAGACGAAGATTACCCCATACGGGATATACTTTGTCCCCGATGAGCTTGCTGACATCCCTGGTCGCATCCGCAGACCTCCGAAAGTACGGCGCACATCTACAACTCCAAAGCCTGAAATTCCCAACAAGCACGCTAGGGAGGACTCGGGACACGTCCACGACGACATACTGTAA